TTCTCGGCCCCCTCGTCACGGACATCGCCCCCGGGTACGACCACATCACCTCCGCGATCGGAGGGGCAATCGCCGCCTGGAGCGGTGCGGATTTCTTATGCTATGTGACGCCGTCCGAGCACCTTCGGCTCCCGTCGGTCGAGGATGTCAAAGTTGGGGTGATCACGTCCCGCATCGCCGCCCACGCCGCCGACATCGCGCGCAAGATCCCGGGCGCGATGGACCGGGACAACCGGATGGCCGACGCCAGGCGGAACCTCGATTGGAAAACCCAGATCGAGCTGTCGATCGACCCCGAGCGGGCGCGCGAGCTGCGGGGGGGGAGCCTGCCGGTGGCCGACGAGTCCGCCTGCACGATGTGCGCGGATCTCTGTGCCATCAAGACCTCCCAGAAGGCGATCCGGCGACGTTAGCGGCCGGGGAGGCCCCCCGGAACCGTTACCCTCGCCGGTCGCCCGGGCGCTCCTCCAGCGGGGCCTCGCCATCTCCGAGTGCGCCGGGGAGAGCCGGACGCTCCTCCCCTACCTCTCCTCCCCGGAGGACCGGGAGAGCCTATACGCGCTTCTCCACTCTTACTCGTTCCGCCTCTTCCTGCGCGATATCCTTGCGCTGCGTGACCGGTACCGGCCGGAACGCCTGGGATCCTTCTTCTCGCAGGAATCCGTGGACGGGATGGCCCGGCAGGTCGAGCGCCTGGGGCTCATCCGGCGCAAAGCAGACGGAGCGATCCGCTTCCTGGCCGAGGCGGTCACCGACTTCGGGGACACCTTCGAGTGGTTCGTCGCGGAAGCGCTCCGGCGGCAGTTCGCCGCGGACGCCCTCTGGGGGGTCACGATCCCCGGCCTGCCGTGCGGGGGGGATTTCGACATCCTCGCGCTGGTCTCCGGGAAACTCCTTTACCTGGAGGCAAAGACCTCTCCGCCCAAGCACATCGAGCAGAAGGAAATGGCGGCGTTTCTTGCACGGGTGAAGACGCTCTCCCCGGACTTCGCCATCGTGCTGGTCGACACGCACCTGCGGATGAAGGACAAGCTCGTGCCGCTTCTCTCGGAGGGGCTTCGCATGGAGGGGATCGCCGACGGGGAGATGACGCGGGTGGAGAAGGAGACCTTCTCCTGGAAAAAACGGA
This is a stretch of genomic DNA from Candidatus Deferrimicrobiaceae bacterium. It encodes these proteins:
- a CDS encoding phosphomethylpyrimidine synthase ThiC; translated protein: TERAWEKDVQVMIEGPGHVPMDQIAANVVLQKRLCHGAPFYVLGPLVTDIAPGYDHITSAIGGAIAAWSGADFLCYVTPSEHLRLPSVEDVKVGVITSRIAAHAADIARKIPGAMDRDNRMADARRNLDWKTQIELSIDPERARELRGGSLPVADESACTMCADLCAIKTSQKAIRRR